From Sphingobium amiense, a single genomic window includes:
- the parA gene encoding ParA family partition ATPase → MPTIAIISQKGGAGKTTLALHLAAAAEDSGHTALVIDVDPQATASQWAAWRQDAPPVVIDSAPPRLAAKIEQATGQGAAFIVIDTPPHADSAASAAVEAADLVLIPCRPSAFDLAAIKTTASLVKMRGKPAFVIFTAGSPTAPRMYDEAAQLVQDYGLDACPHHIADRAAFRHAAAEGKTAMEIEPSGKAADEVRQLYKWTCEHVNMQASRKRRANA, encoded by the coding sequence ATGCCAACAATCGCGATCATCAGCCAGAAGGGCGGCGCGGGGAAAACCACCCTCGCCTTGCACCTGGCCGCCGCCGCCGAGGATTCCGGGCATACCGCCCTTGTGATCGACGTCGACCCGCAGGCGACGGCGAGCCAGTGGGCGGCATGGCGACAGGATGCGCCCCCGGTCGTGATCGACAGCGCGCCCCCTCGCCTTGCCGCCAAGATCGAGCAGGCGACGGGCCAGGGCGCGGCGTTCATCGTAATCGACACCCCGCCCCACGCCGACAGCGCCGCCAGCGCCGCCGTCGAGGCGGCCGACCTAGTGTTGATCCCTTGCCGCCCCAGCGCGTTCGATTTGGCGGCGATCAAGACGACCGCCAGCCTTGTGAAGATGCGCGGCAAGCCTGCTTTCGTGATCTTCACGGCGGGAAGCCCGACCGCGCCGCGCATGTATGACGAAGCCGCGCAGCTCGTGCAGGATTATGGGCTTGACGCCTGCCCCCACCATATCGCGGATCGCGCCGCCTTTCGCCACGCGGCGGCCGAGGGCAAGACGGCGATGGAGATCGAGCCGAGCGGCAAGGCGGCCGATGAGGTGCGCCAGCTTTACAAGTGGACATGCGAGCATGTAAACATGCAAGCATCTAGGAAGCGGAGGGCCAACGCATGA